GCTGATGCGGTCGGGGTTCAAGAAACGCTCGAAGAGCAAGTCGTATTGCAGCGGGTCGATGTCGGTGATGCGCAGGGCATAGGACACCAGCGAACCGGCAGCGGAGCCACGGCCCGGGCCCACCGGGATGCCGTTCTCCCGGGAATAGCGCATGAAGTCCCAGACCACCAGGAAGTAGCCCGGGAATCCCATCTTCTTGATGATGCCGATCTCCCTCTCCAACCGCTCCATGTAGAGCTCGACGGAGAACTTCTCCAGCACCTGGGCGTTGCGCCGCCGCAGCTGGCCGAGCCGGAAATCGAGGCCGTCCCGGGCCACCTTCTCGAAATAGGAATCGAGGGTGTAGCCCTCGGGCACCGGGAACTCCGGCAGGTGGAAGGTGCCGGTGGGAATGACCAGATTGCAGCGCTCCGCCACCGCCACCGTGTTCTCGATGGCCCGATGATCGCCGGGAAAGAGGTCGAGCATCTCCGCCGCGGTCTTCATGTAGAACTGGTCGGAGGCGTAGCGCAGCCGGTCCGGGTCGGAGACGTTCTTCTGCGTGCCGATGCACAGCAGGGCGTCGTGGGCCTTGGAGTCGGATTGGCGGAGGTAGTGGCAGTCGTTGCTCACCACCATCTCGACGCCGAGCTTGCGGGACAGCCCGCGGAGGAATTCGTTGGCCTCTACCTGCTCCTGAATACCGTGATTCTGCAGCTCGAGATAGAAGTTCTCCTGCCCGAAGATGTCCATCAGCTCCCGCGCCGCGTCCTCCGCCGCGTCCTTGCCGCGCAGACGCAGTCCTTCGTTGACCTCGCCCTTGAGGCAGGCGGACAGAGCGATGATGCCGTCGCTGTGCTGGCGCAGCAGCTCGTGGTCCATGCGCGGTTTGTAGTAGAAGCCTTCGAGATAGGAAGCCGAGGTCAGGCGCAGAAGGTTCTTATAGCCCGTCTCGTTCTTCGCCAGCAGCACCAGGTGGTTGCTCGAGCCCTTTCCCGGAGTGCGGTCATGACGGCCGTGAGGCGTGGTGTAGGCCTCGATACCGATGATCGGCTTGACGCCCTTGGCATGGGCGCGGTTGTAGAACTCGATGGCGCCGAACATATTGCCGTGGTCGGTGAGGGCCACCGCCGGCATATTCGCCTCCACCGCCGCGTCCATGACGTCGTTGATGCGGTTGGCGCCGTCCAACAGGCTGTATTGGCTGTGCAGATGGAGATGGACGAATTGGGTCATGGAAGCCTTCCGAAGCGGTTGCGGTTCGGCGTCAGCCTACCATCACCCCGGGTCTGCGAGGAGGGTTCCCGAGGCCTCGGGAGAGGTTCTAGAGAAGGCCTCTGGAGGGCGTTGCTGGAGGACGAGCCAGGGGCGATTCCCGGGGCGCGCCGTCAGTGGGTATCGGGAGCCGCGCCGTCCGCCGGCGGAGACTGCCAGCGTGCCACCCGATGACCGTATTGGAGACCGGAGAGCACCGTCGACAAGCCCGCCAGATGCACCGCGATCAATGCCGCCGTAGCGGCCAGCGACCACAGCCCGGAGACCAGCACCAGCAGCACCGCCGCCACCTGCACCGCCGTATTCACCTTGCTCAACCAGGTGGGCGGAAAGCGGCGCTTGCCCACCGTCAAGGAGAGCACCAGGGCGATGCCCAAGATGCTGATATCCCGCGCCAGCACCAACACCGTCACCCACACCGGGATGGTCACCCCGGGGTGGATGCCGGGCACCGCCAGCACCACGTAGGCAGAGGTCAGCAGGAGCTTGTCGGCGATGGGATCGAGATAGCTTCCGAGGAGGGTTTGTTGCTCCAGCCGGCGCGCCATGACGCCGTCCAGGAAGTCCGTGATGCCGGCGACGATCATCAGCACCAAAGCCTGGCCCGGATGGCCGTTCATCACCGCGATGATGAACAATGGCACCAGCCCCATGCGGAGCATCGAGAGGAGATTGGGCAGCGTGAGGGTCAACGGCCTCCCACCATCAAACGCTGGGCGCGGCGAATCATCTCCAGGCTCTCCCGCCCTTCCGCCGGCGCCTGGGGCAGACAATCCGCCTCGCTGTCGATGATCTGGCAGCGCGCCGCCAGAGTGCAGACCGTCTTCCAGGCGGGCCGGCTACTCAGCCCCGTACCCAGACAGGCCGGCAGGTCCTGCTGGCGCTCCATGGCCCACAGCAGCCCGGACATCACCTCCACCCGCATCACCTGGCGATCCGGATCGAAGCGGTGCAGGGATTCGTCGATGCTCATCAGTCCCAGGTTGACCACCCGGGCGATGGCCTCCCGATCCGGATGATCGAGGATGTCGGCGGCGATGCGGCCGCTGTCGGCGCGGCCGTAGCGCACCCCCGGCACCAGCCAATAGAGCATGGTGGCGAAATCGGCCCGGGTGAGCTCCGGGCTCAGCGCCCGCTGCTGCACCTCCTCCGGCTGCAGGCTGAAGCGCCAGCGGAACTTGGCCGTCTCCAGGCGCTCCTGGAGCTGCTGGTCACCGGGGAAGTGCTCGGAGAGGGTGCGCAGGATCTGGATCCCCACTCTCGGTTTGCCCACCCGAACCTCGAGATCCGCCTGGCGCTCGAGCCAGGGCCGATCCTCCGGATAGAACTGGATCAGCCGGCGTACCGCTGCCAGCTCCGCCTGGGGGTCGTCCAGCGCCTTCGCCAGCTCCGCCTCCGCCGCCAGCGGCATGGGGTGCTCCGGTGCCCAGATGCGCAGATCCGACACCAGCTCCTCCGCCACGTCCAGGCGCCCCCGGTCGAGGGCATCCATGGTGCGCCGGTAGAGCACCTCCAACACCCGATCCAGGAGCAGATCGCTGCGCTCGATAGCCACCAGCGACCGGTCCGACGTAGCGTCGGCCACCGCCACCTGGCGATAGGCACGGAAGGCCTCCACCACATCGTCCAGACGCTCGGAGGCGCGGGCTTTGAGCAGCAGCGCCGCGGAGTACTCCGGCAGCTCGGCGAGCACCGGCTCCGTCACTTCCACTGCGGCTTCGAAATCCTGTTCGAGGAAACGCACCTGTCCCCGCAGGATCTCCGCCGGATGGAATCCCGGATTGCGGGCTAGCTGCTCCCGGGCCACATCCTCGGCGGGCTTGGGGAATCCGCGCACCAGCTCTCGATGAGCGCGGCGCAGAGCATCCGCCTCCTCCGGAGCGACCACCAGGGGGTATCCCCACAAGGGGTCGACGAGGAATTGCCGGTCGGTCTCCTCCACCACCAACCGACTCCCCCGTTCCGAGGTCTGGTCGGGGGTGGTGGGACGGCTACCGCCGCTGGAGCAGGCTCCCGAGCTGAGAAGAAGTGCGGCCGTCAGAACCGCGACGGCCACGCCGCAGCGCATCGTGGGGCGACCGCGGTCAGGCGACGGTGATGGTGGCGATGGCATGTTTGTACACCAGACTCTCCTTGCCTTCGGTCTCGAGGACGATGGCAAACCGGTCGAAGCGCTTGAGGCGCCCCACCATGTCGCGTCCGGTGATCAGATCCACTTGGAGGGTTTGGCCCTCCTTGAGATTCTGAAATAGATAGCCATCTTGGATATTAATGTTGTGCTTCGCCATTGGACCCTCCCAGATCTCTCACGAGATGAACTGAAAGCAATTGGGAACAACTAAAGGTGAGATCCTGCGCGGGCAGCCAGCGGATGCCGGGTTCTTTGCGGAACCACGTCATTTGCCGCTTGGCGAAGCGCCGCGTCGCCTGGATCGTGGCGCTGAGCGCCTGTTCCAACGACCACTCGCCACCGACATGCCGCAGCAATTGCCGATAGCCAATGGCTTGAAAGGCGGGAGCGTCCACCGGAACGCCGGCCGCGAGAATCCGCTGAATCTCGTCCAACCAGCCTTCGGCGACCATCTTTCGAGCCCGCCTCTCGATTTGATCGTACAAAACCTCCCGCGGAAGCGTCAAACCAACCTTGACCGCCGGCAGGGGCTCACTGCCGAAGGGTCTGGAGGCGACCCAGGAGGATAGCGGCCGCCCGGTGGCCAATGCCACCTCCAAGCCCCGCAACACCCGTTGGGCATCCCCGTCGTTGATCTTTCCGGCGGTCACCGGGTCGACTTCCGAGAGCTCTCCTTGGAGAACCTCCAGCCCCTCCTCATCCAGACGCTGGCGCAGCCGGCGGCGGATCTTCGGATCTCCTGGAGGGATGGGGCTGATGCCCTCGAAGAGAGCTCGGATGTAGAGGCCGCTGCCCCCCACCACCAACGCCGCCCTCCCCCGGGCCTCGATCTGCTCCAGGGCCAGGCGCGCCCGGCGGGCGAATTCTCCCGCCGAATAGCGCTCCCGGGGATCCAGGATGTCGATGAGGTGATGGGGAATCTCGGCCTGTTCTTCGGGACTCGGCTTGGCGGTGCCAAGGTCGAATCCCCGATAGACCTGGAGCGCGTCGGCATTGATGATCTCGCCATCCAGCTCTCGAGCCAGACGCATGGCGAGGTCGCTCTTGCCGGTGGCGGTGGGACCTACGATGGCGAAGATGGGGGGCATCGCAGCACCAGTGTACCCGTTGCCGCGGCCGAACGGACGAAGAGTCTGGATTTGGTGCCGAGCCGAGCTCGTCGCGACTTTCTCAGCAGGCTCCTATTACTCTGGATTTGGCTAAAAGATCAAACCCTGTCCGGTTTTTCGCCACTTCTTCCACGATATAGTGTGTGGGTTCTTATCGTCGGGCCAGTCAGCCCGCGATGCCCACAAGATCTTTATACCTTTCCCCCGGCTTGCTCGGGCGGGATCAGGCTGCAGTCTGAGCGAAGAAGGTGCGAAGAGGTTCCAGCGGGAGGAGTCGGCTAGGCGGGAGCTGCCGACGATGTCCGCTCCGGAGGCTCTTCGAGCTGCTCAGGCCGCCCCCCTGACCACGGCCACCGTCTGCAGCCTCCGGAGCTTGGGCGCCGCTCGAAATCGGCTTCCAGCGAGGGATCTCAACCACTCCCGCCAGGAGAGCGTTTCCATGTTGCGTCTCATTGTCCGCCCCAATCCTTCCCCTCTTGGAGCCCTGGCCGTGGCTCTGGGCCTCCTCCTCGGCTTCTCCATGTCCATCAACGCCCAGCCGGCCCAGCCACCGGCGCAGGCTACGGCCGGTGGCGACACCGTGCGTGCGGAAGCTCGGATCAGCACCGCGGCGCCCAGCGTTCTGTCGCCCCGCGTCCGGCAGGGACGCCTCGAGATCGACCGTCAGCGGCTGGCGGAGGCTGCCCCGTACCGATCTCTCGACGGCACCGGCAACAATCTGCTGGACTCGGAGACCGGCGCCACCTACACCACCTTGCTGCGCTTGCTCCCGTCCGACTATGGCGACGGAATCTCGTCCCTCGCCGGTCCCGATCGCCCCAGCGCCCGGGCCATCAGCAATCTGGTGACGGCTCAGCCCTCTTCCTTCACCAACGACGGGGGCATCACCGACTATCTCTGGCAGTGGGGACAGTTCTTGGATCACGACATGGACCTCACGGAAGGCAACGATCCGCCGGAGGCGGCGAACATCGTCATCCCCATGGGGGACCCTTTCTTCGACCCCGAGTTCACCGGCACCGCCACCATGTCTCTGAACCGCTCGGTCTATGACCTGACCACCGGTACCGGCGTCGACAATCCGCGCCAGCAGCTCAATGAGATCACCGCCTGGATCGACGCTTCCAACGTCTACGGCTCCGACGAGTTCCGCGCCGCAGCTCTGCGCACCCTCGACGGCACCGGCCGCCTGCTCACCAGCAGCGGCAACCTGCTCCCGTTCAATACCCTGGGGATGCCCAACGCCGGCGGCGACGGGCCGGAGCTCTTCCTCGCCGGCGACGTGCGGGCCAACGAGCAGGCGGGACTGACCGCCATGCACACCCTCTTCGTCCGCGAGCACAACCGCCTGGCCCAGGAGATCGCTCTGGCGGAGCCGAGCCTCGACGGTGAGGAGATCTACCAGCGGGCCCGCCGCATGGTGGGAGCGCTGATGCAGGCGGTGACCTACAACGAATTCCTGCCCCTGCTCCTGGGCCCCGACGCCCTGCCGCCCTACTCCGGCTATCGTCCGGACCTGGACGCCCGCATTTCCAACCTCTTCGCCACCGCCGCCTACCGCTTCGGCCATAGCGCCCTGAGCCCGGTGATCCGGCGCCTGGACGCTCAGGGAGAGGAAATCCAGGAAGGGCATCTGCCGCTGCGGGACGCCTTCTTCGCCCCCCATCGCATCGCCGACGAAGGCGGCATCGAGCCGATTCTTCGGGGCCTCGCCTCCCAGGCCTGCCAGGTGCCGGACCCTATGGTGGTGGACGATTTGCGCAACTTCCTGTTCGGCGCGCCGGGCTCCGGCGGCTTCGACCTCACCGCCCTCAACATCCAACGCGGTCGAGATCACGGGCTGCCGTCCTACAATGACACTCGCCGGGGGCTGGGACTGCCGCCGGCGGCGGGTTTCAGCGACATCACGTCCGACCCCATGATGAGCCAGCGCATCCTGCAGGCCTACGGTGACGTGGAGCAGGTGGACCTGTGGGTCGGTGGCCTGGCGGAGGATGCGGTGCCGGGATCGATGCTCGGCGAGGTCTTCACCCTGGTGCTGGTCGACCAATTCACCGCCCTGCGGGACGCGGACCGGTTCTGGTATCAGCGCATCCTCTCGCCGCAGGAGCTGGCGGAGGTAGAGAGCACCCGACTCTCCGACATCATCCGCCGCAACACCCCCATTGGCGACGAGATTCAGGACGACATCTTCCTCCTTCCCTGAGCCTCGACCGTCCCGTCCCAGTCTCCTCACCGGACCGGGCCGCCTCCTCTTCGGCGGCCCGGTCCGATTTCCCGCCCGGCTACCACATCTCTGCCAAATCCGGCCGCTACAATCGCCTTGGCGCCATTCCCTGAAACTTCCTGCACTTTCGAGGTGCCTTGCCGATGCCGACCAAGATTCTGATCGTCGAGGACGATCGACCCATCGCCGAGCTGGTGGCCAAGAACCTCAGCGCCGCCGGCTTCCACTGCCAGCAGGTGCACCGTGGCGACGAGGCTCTGCTGGCCGCGGAAGGGCTCTGCCCGGACCTGGTGATCCTCGACCTGCTGCTGCCGGGCCTGGACGGCTTGGAGGTGATGCGGGCCCTGCGCCGTCAGGGGGACGTGCCGGTGCTCCTGCTCACCGCCCGCTCCAGTGAAAGCGACAAAGTCCTGGGCTTCGAGCTCGGTGCCGACGACTACCTCACCAAACCCTTCAGTACCCGCGAGCTGGTGGCCCGGGCCCGGGCGCTGCTGCGGCGCACCGGTGGCGCCCAGGAGCGGGAGCTCGAGCACGGGGACCTGCGCATCGACCCGGCGCGCCGCAAGGTGCTGCTGAGCGGAGGCGAGGTGGAGCTCACCAGCCTGGAATTCGATCTCCTGCACTTCCTCGCCGCCCGCCCCGGCCGGGTGTTCAGCCGCGAAGCGCTGATGGACCAGGTATGGGGCTCGGGGCGGGTGGTGGACGATCGCTCCATCGACAGCCTGGTGAGCCGGCTGCGCCGCAAGCTGGAGCCGGAGCCTTCCCAGCCGCGCTACGTGCAAACCGTGTGGGGTGCCGGCTACCGCTTCCCGGAATCGTCCTAGTGAGGGTCGTCCTCGTGATCAACGCTTCCTGAAAGCCCTCTCATGAACCCATCGAAACGATCCCGCTGGCGCTCTCCAAGCCTCTATTGGACCCTCGCCGGCTCCTTCCTGCTGGTGTTGCTGGCCGCCGCCGGGGTCCAGGCCTGGTCGTCCGTGGCGCTGGTGGCGACGCTGGAGGAGCAGCGGGCGGCGGACCGGGCGGAGCTGGCGGTGCCGGAGGCGGTGCGGCGGCTCACGGAGCTGGCGGAGAGGAACCCGGGACCGCCCCAGGTCCCCCGGGTGCAGCGCTTGCTCCACGAGCTCTTGCCCCAAGATCTGCCCCTCTTGCTGGTCTACCATCTGCCCACCGGCGAGCTGATCTCCGATCGTCCGCCGCCCAGGGGGCTGCGGCGACAGGTCGAGGCTCTCTTCGACGGCCGCCTGCTCCCCCAGCCCGGCGAAGGCCCGCCCCGGCGACGGCAGGAGGAATCCCAAGGTCCAGACGCCCCAAACCGGCCACCGGAAGAAGCCAGGCCGCTGGAGGAAGCAGGTCCGCCGGAGGAAGCAGGTCCGCCTCGCGACCGCCAAGCCGACGGGTTCCGACCGCGCCGCCGGCCCCCCCGTCCCAGAGAAGGAAGAGGTGAGG
This genomic window from Acidobacteriota bacterium contains:
- the hfq gene encoding RNA chaperone Hfq gives rise to the protein MAKHNINIQDGYLFQNLKEGQTLQVDLITGRDMVGRLKRFDRFAIVLETEGKESLVYKHAIATITVA
- a CDS encoding peroxidase family protein, whose amino-acid sequence is MLRLIVRPNPSPLGALAVALGLLLGFSMSINAQPAQPPAQATAGGDTVRAEARISTAAPSVLSPRVRQGRLEIDRQRLAEAAPYRSLDGTGNNLLDSETGATYTTLLRLLPSDYGDGISSLAGPDRPSARAISNLVTAQPSSFTNDGGITDYLWQWGQFLDHDMDLTEGNDPPEAANIVIPMGDPFFDPEFTGTATMSLNRSVYDLTTGTGVDNPRQQLNEITAWIDASNVYGSDEFRAAALRTLDGTGRLLTSSGNLLPFNTLGMPNAGGDGPELFLAGDVRANEQAGLTAMHTLFVREHNRLAQEIALAEPSLDGEEIYQRARRMVGALMQAVTYNEFLPLLLGPDALPPYSGYRPDLDARISNLFATAAYRFGHSALSPVIRRLDAQGEEIQEGHLPLRDAFFAPHRIADEGGIEPILRGLASQACQVPDPMVVDDLRNFLFGAPGSGGFDLTALNIQRGRDHGLPSYNDTRRGLGLPPAAGFSDITSDPMMSQRILQAYGDVEQVDLWVGGLAEDAVPGSMLGEVFTLVLVDQFTALRDADRFWYQRILSPQELAEVESTRLSDIIRRNTPIGDEIQDDIFLLP
- the miaA gene encoding tRNA (adenosine(37)-N6)-dimethylallyltransferase MiaA; translated protein: MPPIFAIVGPTATGKSDLAMRLARELDGEIINADALQVYRGFDLGTAKPSPEEQAEIPHHLIDILDPRERYSAGEFARRARLALEQIEARGRAALVVGGSGLYIRALFEGISPIPPGDPKIRRRLRQRLDEEGLEVLQGELSEVDPVTAGKINDGDAQRVLRGLEVALATGRPLSSWVASRPFGSEPLPAVKVGLTLPREVLYDQIERRARKMVAEGWLDEIQRILAAGVPVDAPAFQAIGYRQLLRHVGGEWSLEQALSATIQATRRFAKRQMTWFRKEPGIRWLPAQDLTFSCSQLLSVHLVRDLGGSNGEAQH
- a CDS encoding CDP-alcohol phosphatidyltransferase family protein, whose protein sequence is MTLTLPNLLSMLRMGLVPLFIIAVMNGHPGQALVLMIVAGITDFLDGVMARRLEQQTLLGSYLDPIADKLLLTSAYVVLAVPGIHPGVTIPVWVTVLVLARDISILGIALVLSLTVGKRRFPPTWLSKVNTAVQVAAVLLVLVSGLWSLAATAALIAVHLAGLSTVLSGLQYGHRVARWQSPPADGAAPDTH
- a CDS encoding response regulator transcription factor; the encoded protein is MPTKILIVEDDRPIAELVAKNLSAAGFHCQQVHRGDEALLAAEGLCPDLVILDLLLPGLDGLEVMRALRRQGDVPVLLLTARSSESDKVLGFELGADDYLTKPFSTRELVARARALLRRTGGAQERELEHGDLRIDPARRKVLLSGGEVELTSLEFDLLHFLAARPGRVFSREALMDQVWGSGRVVDDRSIDSLVSRLRRKLEPEPSQPRYVQTVWGAGYRFPESS